A genomic segment from Equus asinus isolate D_3611 breed Donkey chromosome 23, EquAss-T2T_v2, whole genome shotgun sequence encodes:
- the IDNK gene encoding probable gluconokinase isoform X6, with protein MERLERQPEDRIPWLCSLHDILVRDVASGQHVVLACSALKKMYRDILTRGKEGAPLKRDDSGKEEKPAELQLLVVHLSGSFEVISGRLLKRKGHFMPPELLQSQFDTLEPPSAPENFIQVSVEKNLPEIVATIMETLK; from the exons GACAGGATTCCATGGCTCTGCAGCTTGCATGACATTTTAGTAAG agATGTAGCCTCAGGACAGCATGTGGTTCTAGCTTGTTCTGCTCTGAAGAAAATGTACAGAGACATCTTAACACGAGGAAAAGAAGGTGCCCCTCTGAAGCGTGACGActcagggaaggaagaaaagccagCTGAGCTGCAGCTCCTTGTGGTCCATCTGAGCGGGTCATTTGAGGTCATCTCTGGACGCTTACTCAAAAGAAAAGGACATTTTATGCCCCCTGAGTTACTGCAGTCCCAGTTTGATACTCTGGAGCCCCCATCAGCTCCAGAAAATTTCATCCAAGTCAGTGTAGAGAAAAATCTTCCAGAGATAGTTGCTACAATTATGGAAActctaaaatga
- the IDNK gene encoding probable gluconokinase isoform X5 codes for MKMAKGIPLNDQDRIPWLCSLHDILVRDVASGQHVVLACSALKKMYRDILTRGKEGAPLKRDDSGKEEKPAELQLLVVHLSGSFEVISGRLLKRKGHFMPPELLQSQFDTLEPPSAPENFIQVSVEKNLPEIVATIMETLK; via the exons GACAGGATTCCATGGCTCTGCAGCTTGCATGACATTTTAGTAAG agATGTAGCCTCAGGACAGCATGTGGTTCTAGCTTGTTCTGCTCTGAAGAAAATGTACAGAGACATCTTAACACGAGGAAAAGAAGGTGCCCCTCTGAAGCGTGACGActcagggaaggaagaaaagccagCTGAGCTGCAGCTCCTTGTGGTCCATCTGAGCGGGTCATTTGAGGTCATCTCTGGACGCTTACTCAAAAGAAAAGGACATTTTATGCCCCCTGAGTTACTGCAGTCCCAGTTTGATACTCTGGAGCCCCCATCAGCTCCAGAAAATTTCATCCAAGTCAGTGTAGAGAAAAATCTTCCAGAGATAGTTGCTACAATTATGGAAActctaaaatga